The Lutibacter profundi region AAGAACCCTATGGATTTTATAACTCCAAAAGATAATGAAATAATATATTTTACAAAGGATTTTAAAGGTAACAAAAACAGTTTCATACTAAAGTTAGTACACTCAAACTATAGCATAAAAGTTTTTTGGTATTTAAATAAACAATTTATAGGCATTACTCAAAATATTCACGAAATTGAAATTCAACCAAAAACAGGAGAATATTTAATAACAACTATTGATGAACAAGGAAATGAAATAAATCGAAAAATTAAAATTAAGGATTAAATTTTTTAAGTTCAAAAACAAATGTTGTATCTTGCAATTTAATTAACTAAATGTCTGCCCTAAGAATATGCTACAAATATTACTAGTTGACGATGAGAAGGATGCTTTAGAAGCCCTTGAATGGAAATTAAATAATTATATAGATAATGTAGAGGTTACTACATGTAATTCTCCTATTGAAGCCATTAAAATTATTAATGAGCAAAAACCGGATGTTGTATTTTTAGACATTCAAATGCCTGAAATGGATGGTTTTACGATGATTGAAAAGGTAGATAATAGAGATTTTAATTTAATTTTCACTACAGCACATGATGAGTTTGCACTTAAAGCCATAAAAGTATCGGCTATTGATTATTTATTAAAACCTGTTGATAAAGATGAATTGCTTGCTTCAATGGATAAAATTAAAAAATCTAAAAAAGGAGATTTACTAGAAAATAAATTACAATTATTGTTAAATAATTTGAATGACAATAATCATGATAAAATTAATATTTCTGCCGATGGTAAAGTTTATCTTTTAGATAAAGATGATGTTATAATGCTGAAATCTGACAAAAGCTATACCACAATTTTCTTAAAATCTGAACAACAAATATTGGTTTCTAAAACATTAAAAGAAGTAGAAAAGAAATTTCAATTTTCAGAATTTTTTAGAGTTCATAATTCGTATTTAATAAACCTAAATCACATCAAAGAATATTTAAAAGGATTAGGCGGAGAACTTATTATGACAAATGGCTTAACAGCCAGTATAAGTAGAAATAGAAAGGCCGAATTATTTAAAAAATTATATCTGGATAAATAATGCTTTTAGATTTTCATTCTGAAATATTTTC contains the following coding sequences:
- a CDS encoding LytR/AlgR family response regulator transcription factor, giving the protein MLQILLVDDEKDALEALEWKLNNYIDNVEVTTCNSPIEAIKIINEQKPDVVFLDIQMPEMDGFTMIEKVDNRDFNLIFTTAHDEFALKAIKVSAIDYLLKPVDKDELLASMDKIKKSKKGDLLENKLQLLLNNLNDNNHDKINISADGKVYLLDKDDVIMLKSDKSYTTIFLKSEQQILVSKTLKEVEKKFQFSEFFRVHNSYLINLNHIKEYLKGLGGELIMTNGLTASISRNRKAELFKKLYLDK